The segment TTGTGGAGGTAGAACACCTGGCCGCCGCGGCGGAGCTCGTGGCGGACTGCGTCGATCACCAGCTTCTCGTCGTAGGTTTTGACGACGGTCTGGATCGGGTGGCGGTTGGTTGGCGCGGTTTCGATCACGCTGAGGTCGCGTGCGCCGGTGAGCGCGAGATAGAGCGTGCGCGGAATCGGCGTGGCGCTCATCGAGAGCACGTCGACGGTCGAGCGCATCTGCTTGAACACTTCCTTGTGCTTCACGCCGAACCGCTGCTCCTCGTCGATGATCACGAGCCCGAGATCGCGGAACTTCACGTCGTGCTGCAGCACGCGATGCGTGCCGATGAGGATGTCGACCTGCCCGGCCGCGGTGGCGGTCAGAATTTTTTTCTGATCGGCGCGCGAGCGGAACCGGCTGACCATCTCGATCGCGATCGGGTAACCGGCCATCCGTTCGCGAAACGTGTTGAGGTGTTGCTGCGCGAGGACGGTCGTCGGCACCAGCATCGCGACCTGCCGGCCGCCCTGCACGGCCTTGAAGGCGGCGCGGATCGCGACCTCCGTTTTGCCAAAGCCGACGTCGCCGCAGATCAACCGATCCATTGGCTGCGTGCGTTCCATGTCGGTCTTCGTTTCTTCAATGGCGCGCAGCTGATCCCGGGTTTCGGTGAACGGGAATGACGCTTCGAATTCCTTCTGCCAGGTGGTGTCCGGTGGAAACGCGAAGCCCGGCTGCGCCTCGCGTGCGGCCTGGATGCGGAGCAATTCCGCGGCGAGATCGATCGTGGCCCGCTCCGCCGCGAGCCGGGCTTTCTCCCAGCGGCCTGAGCCGATCCGGCCGAGCTGTGGCTTGGTCTTGCTGAGCCCGACGTAGCGGCTGATCAGGTGCGATTCCTGCAGCGGCACGTGCAACGTCACGTGGTCGTCGAACTCCAGCGAGATCACCTCGCGGACGCCCTGCGCGGTGTCGAGCTTGGTGAGCCCGCGGTAATGGGCGATGCCGTGCTGCAGATGCACGACGAAGTCGCCTTCGACCAGTTCGGAGAAATCGAGCAGCTGATCGATCTGCGCGCGCTGGGCCATCGCGCGTGGATTCAGCGCGGGCCGCCGCTGACGCTGGCGACCGAAGACTTCCGTTTCGGTGACGACGACCAGACCGCGGACTTTCGGGGGGAGACTGGGCCAGGTGAGGGTGGGGGGGGTCTCCTCTGGCTTGGCTTCCGGAGGCGAAGGGTTGGCTCCGCGAAACGTGATCCGAAAACCCTCGTTGAGCGTGCCGCGGAGGAACTGCGGCTGGATGCGTTTGAGCTTGGCGTCTTCCTGCAGGATCTCGCGGATCCGCTGCTCTTCGCCCTCCTTCGAAACGACGAGGAAAACAGCGAAGCCGGATTGCCGCCACGCGGCGACCTGCTGCAGGAAGCGTCGCCGCGCGTCCTCTTCGACCTGCAGGCGTTCCTGCGCCACGAGCGCATCCTCTGGATAATGGCGGTGGTGCGAGAGACTTTCGGAGTCCCACGTGCTATCGTCGTCGGCGTCTTCGAGCAGCGCGGCGGCTTCATCGAGATCGCTCACGCCGAAAATGGCGGCGCATTTTCCCAGGAGGGCGTTGAGGGGATGAACCGGAGAAACGGCCGCAGACTCCAAGCCCACGGGGGGGACGCCGGTGGCACCGTCGGCCTCCCGGGCGAGCTGGCTGAGCTTTTCTTCGAGCGCGGCGGGCTCGATGAGCACCAGATGCGTTCGCGGCGAAAGGTAATCCGCGATTCCCGTTTTCGACGGATCCAGCCGGACGCGGGACGAGGCGGAGATTGTGATCGACTCGACGGTCGCGCCGGAGCGCTGCGTGACCGGATCGAACTCGCGGATGGCTTCGATCTCGTCACCGAAGAAGTCGAGCCGATACGGCGTGTTGGCGGTCACCGGGTAGACGTCGATGATGCCGCCGCGGATCGCGTAGTGGCCCGGCGCTTCGCAGACCGCCTCGGAATCGTAGTCCAGTTGTTGCAGTCGCTCGAGCAAGCCTTGGAAAGATTGGGTTTGTCCGCGGCTGAGCGTGAACTCGCGGGTGGCGAACTCCTCGAGTGCGGGCACCGGCTGCAGCAGCGCGCCGGGCGTCGTGACGATCACGAGCGGCGGCAGCGCCGTGGCGCCGCCACGCCGGCGCGCTCCACCGACCTCGGAGGAGGTGGCGACGCCCAGCGAACGCGTGGCGCGGAGCTTCGAGAGGACGGTGAATCGGTCGTTGGAGGCGGCGAAGGCCTCCCGCATGTCGCCCGCGTCGGGCATCGATTCAGGGAACACCAGCGTCGTCTGTGCGTGCGGCAGTTGCGCGGCGCCATGGAAGAACGCCGCGTCTTCCGCGAGCCGCTCCGCGGCTTTGAGATCGGCGGCCACGACGATCCACACCGGCGCGGGATGACGCAGCGTGAGCTCGGTCAACACCGCGCCCTGCGCTGACGGGGTGATGCCGGTGAGCTTGTGGCGCGCGCGTGTGGCAGGATCAGCCATCGAAGAGGGAAGGAGGAAACAGCGGAACGCGCGGAGCGCAACACAGGGCGCCAGCCGCCCCCGGGTTCCCGGCGGCTGCGTTTTGGGTCCGAGTTCCGCGCCGCGGAGGCGCAGTGCGGAATGCGGTTCGGGAATCGACGCTTCGGCGACGGTCCCAGGCGGGACGCGAACCGGACTCGCCCACAGGGTTACTGCGCCTTCAGCGTCTCCAGCGCCACTCGCGCGGCGGCCTCTTCGGCGAGTTTTTTCGACGGTCCGCGGCCCGAGCCGAGGACGCGATCGTGGAGAAACACAGCCACCTCGTAGGCGCGGGCGTGATCTTCACCTTCGATGCCCGTGACCTCGTAGCGCAGCGCCTGGTTGCCGTATTCCGGTTGAATGAGTTCCTGCAACCGGCCTTTCGGATTCTCCTCGTTGACCACGCCCGACAGCCGACTGGGCAGATCGCCGTACAGCCCGAGCACGATCCGGCGCGTGAGCGCCAGGTCGCTGTCGAGATAAAGCGCGCCCACCAAAGCTTCGAAGGCGTCTTCCAAGGCAGACGATCGCGTGCGTCCACCAGAAGCCTCCTCGCTCGAGCCGAGGAGCAGACACCGATCGAGCTGCAACTCGCGCGCGAGCTCGACGAGAAAGGCGCCTTTGGTGAGGGCCGCGCGACGGCGGCTCAACGGTCCCTCGCGATCGCCGGGAAAAAGTTCGAAGAGCGCCTCCGTCAGGATGAGCTGCAGCACGGCGTCACCCAAAAACTCCAACCGCTGGTTGCTCTCTGCGATGTCCGGATTCTCCGGGAGATAGGACGTGTGCGTGACCGCACGTTCGAGCAAAGCCGGATCCCGAAACGTGTAAATCAGCCGGGTCTGCAGGGCTGCGAGAGGTGAGGGAGAGTCGGACACGCGAAGGACAGGCGTTGCCACCAAGACTTCCGAACGCAGGGAAAACACAAATCGAAATCGCAGCGGGGTGAAGACCTGCGGCGCACTCGCAGATCGGCGGCAGAACCGAGAATCGAGTTTATTTTTGGCCGGCCGATGTCATGTTCGAGCGCACGATGGTCCGAGAGTGCGGGCCTCGGCTTTACCCCGAATGAAAACGCTTCGTCTTGTTTCAACGATCGCGGTGCTGGCTGGTGGGCTCGCAGCGAGTGCTGCGTCGAGTTCGCTCCGCGCCGCCGAAGTGGAGACGCTGATCGACTTCACCGACAGCCGGCGTGATCCCGACGGCACGATCTATCACGCCTACGAGTACGTCTGGGACACTTGGGACAAGCACGTACTCGATCTGCCGCGGCGCGGCACGCTGATCCAGGCGCCGAGCGGCCGGGGGACGATGGGCGAGAACAAGACGATGGTTGATTTTCGCGACGCCCACGCGCTGCACCTCCATTTCGTGATCGGCAATCAGAACAGCGCGCAGAAACTGGTGTTCGCGCTCGAGGACAGCGACGGCACGGTGCAAGCCTGGAACATCCCGCTCGCCGGGCTGCCGGTGGGCCGCGAGGTCCGACAGCTGATCGACCCGGCGAAACCGGCCAACGAGGAGAAACCTGGCAAGAAGCCCGGGCTGAACTGGAAGAAGATCTCGACGTGGCAGCTCAAGGGCGACTGGTCGGCGCCGAACGTCGAGGTGCTGCTGTTGCGGCTGACCGCGGATAAATAAAGCCGAGCGCGCAGAGCCAAGAGCTGAGAGTGAAGAGCTGAGGGCGCACCAAGGTGCGCCCCTACGGGCGAGGCGTGGCGCGAGAGGCTATCATGCGCTTTGATCGAGCAGACCAAGGTAGGGCGCTCACTCCGTGAGCGCCGCGAAGGTCAGAGGACTTCCCGGCGGGCAGCGGAATGCCCGCCCTACCTCAGAAACGGTTCTACGAACGTGCATGACCGTCTCTACACTTCAGACGGCAGTCCGGCGGCGATGCGGCGTTGCTTGAGCTCGGCGTTCATCTCGTTCACGCGCTGATCGGTGAGCGGATAGAAGTGGAAGATCACGAGCGCGAGCACGCCGAAACCAACCGGCACGAGGCTCATCATCAGTACGAGGTTGTTTTTGACCTCGGGCGTCGGCGCCATGTCCGCGGTGAACCCGACGAACGCGAGCGCCTGGAACGCGACGAACGCGGCGAGCGCCCAGCCGACCTTCTGACTCATGGTTGAGGCCGAAAAGACGAGGCCGGTCGTACGCCGGCCGGTCTTCCACTCGCCGTAATCGGCGGTATCGGCATACATCGCCCAGAGCAGCACGGGCAGCGCGGCGCCGAACAGGCTGAACAACGCTTCCGCTACGAAAATCTGGAGCAGTTGGCCGGGCTGGAGGAAATAAAATGCTCCCGCAAAAACGATCGCGAGGACGAATCCGCCGATGAAGAGCGGACGTTTGGCCCACCGGGTGGACAAGGTGCTCGTCAGCAGCACGCCGATGACTGCGCCGACCTGGCTGAACGTGTTGAACGCCGAGAGCAGCGTCGTCATCGTGAACGAACGGCCGAGGAACGGCAGCGGCGTGTCGGGATTTCCGTCGTAGATGAAATATTTGAAGTAGTGCGCCGAGACCGAGGAGTGGATCCCGAGATGCAGGATCCAGATCAGCGTGGTCGCCGTCAGCAGCAGCCAGGCTTTATTGGTGAGGATGAGCTTGAGGTCACGGCGCACCGAGGTGTTGGCTTCGGGCATCGGTTTGATCCGCTCGCGCGTGCCGAAAACGGTCAGCATG is part of the Opitutus terrae PB90-1 genome and harbors:
- the mfd gene encoding transcription-repair coupling factor, coding for MADPATRARHKLTGITPSAQGAVLTELTLRHPAPVWIVVAADLKAAERLAEDAAFFHGAAQLPHAQTTLVFPESMPDAGDMREAFAASNDRFTVLSKLRATRSLGVATSSEVGGARRRGGATALPPLVIVTTPGALLQPVPALEEFATREFTLSRGQTQSFQGLLERLQQLDYDSEAVCEAPGHYAIRGGIIDVYPVTANTPYRLDFFGDEIEAIREFDPVTQRSGATVESITISASSRVRLDPSKTGIADYLSPRTHLVLIEPAALEEKLSQLAREADGATGVPPVGLESAAVSPVHPLNALLGKCAAIFGVSDLDEAAALLEDADDDSTWDSESLSHHRHYPEDALVAQERLQVEEDARRRFLQQVAAWRQSGFAVFLVVSKEGEEQRIREILQEDAKLKRIQPQFLRGTLNEGFRITFRGANPSPPEAKPEETPPTLTWPSLPPKVRGLVVVTETEVFGRQRQRRPALNPRAMAQRAQIDQLLDFSELVEGDFVVHLQHGIAHYRGLTKLDTAQGVREVISLEFDDHVTLHVPLQESHLISRYVGLSKTKPQLGRIGSGRWEKARLAAERATIDLAAELLRIQAAREAQPGFAFPPDTTWQKEFEASFPFTETRDQLRAIEETKTDMERTQPMDRLICGDVGFGKTEVAIRAAFKAVQGGRQVAMLVPTTVLAQQHLNTFRERMAGYPIAIEMVSRFRSRADQKKILTATAAGQVDILIGTHRVLQHDVKFRDLGLVIIDEEQRFGVKHKEVFKQMRSTVDVLSMSATPIPRTLYLALTGARDLSVIETAPTNRHPIQTVVKTYDEKLVIDAVRHELRRGGQVFYLHNRIETINLVAARLRELMPDVTIGVGHGQMEAADLEEVMTEFVAGRYQLLVCTTIIESGLDIPNCNTILIEGADRFGLSQLYQLRGRVGRFKHQAYAYLLLHRHTRLLDVARQRLTAMRQHTQLGAGFRIAMRDLELRGAGNLLGAQQSGHIVGVGFELYCQLLRQSVARLKGEKTAAAIRASVKLDFVIVGEAEGRAGPPLPAGKAKDAPATAPAASGIAALPSSARGRHQDGYTALRDAEDAQVAELPKIQARLPAAYIPETRLRIDFYRKLAMADSPAKLKEIEAALQDRFGKIGPDVRALLLTTQIRILAEQTNILSVETEANRLKCLRNSGRRDDWVQVGTRFPRLTASTPLLRLKEIIAFLHNLPSPPST
- the rnc gene encoding ribonuclease III, encoding MSDSPSPLAALQTRLIYTFRDPALLERAVTHTSYLPENPDIAESNQRLEFLGDAVLQLILTEALFELFPGDREGPLSRRRAALTKGAFLVELARELQLDRCLLLGSSEEASGGRTRSSALEDAFEALVGALYLDSDLALTRRIVLGLYGDLPSRLSGVVNEENPKGRLQELIQPEYGNQALRYEVTGIEGEDHARAYEVAVFLHDRVLGSGRGPSKKLAEEAAARVALETLKAQ
- a CDS encoding MFS transporter codes for the protein MSTPTFKLPVREKLAYGCGDFASCLYWRTFMVYLPFFYTDIFGITAAALATMLLVSRIWDGINDPIIGLFADRTETRWGKFRPFILFGAVPFAIFGVLTFTTPNLGPMGKLVWAYLTYNGLMMLYTTVNIPYTSMLGVMTTAASDRTQLVSVKFMFAFAANLVVSATLLPIVDALGGGSAQRGWQLAFVVYGVVAIGFFMLTVFGTRERIKPMPEANTSVRRDLKLILTNKAWLLLTATTLIWILHLGIHSSVSAHYFKYFIYDGNPDTPLPFLGRSFTMTTLLSAFNTFSQVGAVIGVLLTSTLSTRWAKRPLFIGGFVLAIVFAGAFYFLQPGQLLQIFVAEALFSLFGAALPVLLWAMYADTADYGEWKTGRRTTGLVFSASTMSQKVGWALAAFVAFQALAFVGFTADMAPTPEVKNNLVLMMSLVPVGFGVLALVIFHFYPLTDQRVNEMNAELKQRRIAAGLPSEV